A region of Toxorhynchites rutilus septentrionalis strain SRP chromosome 1, ASM2978413v1, whole genome shotgun sequence DNA encodes the following proteins:
- the LOC129762085 gene encoding 28S ribosomal protein S24, mitochondrial translates to MSLLQNIRMPWLASLVRRSIHTTAAFGKSQSGRYKITPKGDRPLTYEMANPPHQIGHRKAWNSWNTSNLEGELRPSQTMLEDEFIRRFMTGTWHGLVLSEVIIKRQHNHIRIATILRRGISARKMYFLIGYCEELLAYWLQCPVTLELQTTADRKDVIFKYI, encoded by the exons ATGAGCCTGTTACAAAACATTCGAATG CCATGGCTTGCCTCGTTGGTACGACGATCCATTCACACAACGGCTGCATTTGGAAAGTCGCAATCGGGTCGGTATAAAATCACACCTAAAGGCGATCGACCCCTAACGTACGAAATGGCTAATCCGCCCCACCAAATCGGCCACCGCAAAGCCTGGAACTCGTGGAATACAT CGAACTTGGAGGGAGAGCTCCGGCCGTCTCAAACAATGCTGGAAGACGAGTTCATCCGACGGTTCATGACCGGAACGTGGCATGGATTGGTACTGTCGGAGGTGATTATCAAGCGACAGCACAACCACATCCGAATAGCAACCATTCTGCGGCGTGGAATTTCTGCCCGAAAGATGTACTTCCTGATCGGATACTGCGAAGAGCTGCTAGCCTATTGGTTGCAGTGTCCGGTGACGCTCGAGCTACAGACCACAGCGGATAGGAAAGATGTGATTTTCAAGTATATATAG